The Zingiber officinale cultivar Zhangliang chromosome 10A, Zo_v1.1, whole genome shotgun sequence genome contains a region encoding:
- the LOC122027053 gene encoding ADP-ribosylation factor 1-like, whose translation MGLTFAKLFSRLFAKKEMRILMVGLDAAGKTTILYKLKLGEIVTTIPTIGFNVETVEYKNISFTVWDVGGQDKIRPLWRHYFQNTQGLIFVVDSNDRDRVVEARDELHRMLNEDELRDAVLLVFANKQDLPNAMNAAEITDKLGLHSLRQRHWYIQSTCATSGEGLYEGLDWLSSNIASK comes from the exons ATGGGGCTCACTTTCGCAAAGCTTTTTAGCCGCCTGTTTGCTAAGAAGGAGATGAGAATTCTGATGGTCGGGCTTGATGCTGCTGGTAAAACGACGATCCTTTACAAGCTCAAGCTCGGCGAGATTGTCACCACCATTCCAACGATCG GATTCAATGTGGAGACTGTTGAGTACAAAAACATCAGTTTCACTGTATGGGATGTTGGTGGTCAGGACAAG ATCAGACCTCTCTGGAGGCATTACTTCCAGAACACACAAGGACTTATTTTTGTTGTTGATAGCAATGACCGAGATCGTGTTGTTGAGGCAAGAGATGAACTCCACAGAATGCTTAATGAG GATGAGTTAAGGGATGCTGTCTTGCTTGTGTTTGCTAACAAACAAGACCTTCCAAATGCAATGAATGCTGCTGAAATAACTGATAAGCTTGGCCTCCATTCTCTCCGTCAGCGTCACTG gTACATACAAAGTACGTGTGCTACATCCGGTGAAGGGTTGTATGAAGGGCTTGATTGGCTCTCCAGCAACATCGCCAGCAAG TAA